In the Leptospira sp. WS4.C2 genome, one interval contains:
- a CDS encoding thioesterase family protein, with protein sequence MSQFFRKILTTHHFDLDWNRHVTSRTYEKFGYDARCEVLREFGYPIEQMLSKNISYIPGSTYVRFLSQQFVNAEITVESQVYQMDQGILFWKQTIVGGDGKKACELETTSRLVQDGKNIIIAAIPEINAIIPYEFTIHPKPTLQNTVEHDYYIPFSDMNCFWNLPSDAIWKVFEEGRFLFFKEIVDLNLIKETDSTTFFMGGEIVIYKQPEPGSHVKILSWIESFEKIRFYFRQDIVDLNGNLLVSMKDEQLFVSLSNSRPRRAPSAFFDKIERFIE encoded by the coding sequence TAGATTGGAATCGCCATGTCACAAGTAGAACGTATGAAAAGTTTGGTTACGATGCAAGATGCGAAGTCTTAAGAGAATTCGGTTATCCCATAGAGCAAATGTTAAGCAAAAATATCAGCTATATCCCCGGATCTACTTATGTCCGGTTTTTAAGCCAACAGTTCGTCAATGCTGAAATTACTGTGGAATCGCAAGTATATCAGATGGATCAGGGAATTCTCTTTTGGAAACAAACGATTGTGGGTGGTGATGGAAAAAAAGCCTGCGAATTAGAAACAACGTCACGATTGGTTCAGGATGGAAAAAATATAATCATTGCTGCCATTCCAGAAATTAATGCCATCATCCCTTATGAATTTACCATCCACCCCAAGCCCACTTTACAAAATACGGTAGAACATGATTATTACATTCCCTTCAGCGACATGAATTGTTTTTGGAATTTACCTTCAGATGCAATATGGAAGGTGTTTGAGGAAGGTCGTTTTTTATTTTTTAAAGAAATTGTAGATCTAAACTTAATTAAAGAAACAGACTCCACCACCTTTTTTATGGGAGGAGAAATTGTAATCTATAAACAACCAGAGCCAGGCTCTCATGTAAAAATCTTAAGTTGGATTGAAAGTTTTGAAAAGATTCGATTTTATTTTAGACAAGATATTGTAGATCTTAATGGAAATTTACTGGTTAGCATGAAGGATGAACAACTATTCGTTTCTCTTTCTAACTCGAGACCTAGACGAGCACCTTCCGCCTTCTTTGATAAAATCGAAAGGTTTATTGAATGA
- a CDS encoding pseudouridine synthase, whose amino-acid sequence MSKERLDKVLGNYGLGSRSDVKKEIHQGKVQVNGVVIKDPSFKVSLADTVTYYEETLVRKEFYYFMMNKAPDCITATEDSREKTVMDYLSERHENMDLFPVGRLDKETEGLLLFTTDGPLAHYYTSPKHFVEKEYYAEISAAVTPEDILAFETGIVLDDGYETLPARLAIPDPNQPNIVTVWLKEGKYRQIRRMFQSLGKEVTYLKRMKMGNLELDPALALGAYRELTTEEEILLKQKAPIIQ is encoded by the coding sequence ATGTCAAAAGAACGGTTAGATAAAGTTCTCGGAAATTACGGACTGGGTTCACGTTCGGATGTCAAAAAAGAAATCCACCAGGGAAAGGTCCAAGTGAATGGTGTGGTGATCAAGGATCCTAGTTTTAAAGTTTCTCTTGCTGATACGGTGACTTATTATGAAGAGACTCTAGTTCGAAAAGAATTTTATTACTTTATGATGAACAAGGCCCCTGATTGTATCACAGCCACAGAAGACAGTCGCGAAAAAACAGTAATGGATTACTTAAGTGAAAGACATGAGAATATGGATTTGTTTCCTGTGGGCCGGTTGGATAAAGAAACAGAAGGGTTGTTGTTATTTACTACAGATGGTCCTCTTGCTCATTATTATACATCCCCTAAACACTTTGTTGAAAAAGAATACTATGCAGAAATTTCTGCCGCAGTAACTCCTGAGGACATACTCGCCTTTGAAACAGGAATTGTTTTGGATGATGGTTATGAAACCCTTCCTGCAAGATTGGCCATTCCTGATCCCAACCAACCAAACATAGTGACCGTATGGTTAAAAGAAGGCAAATACAGACAGATTCGTAGAATGTTCCAAAGTTTAGGCAAGGAAGTCACTTACCTCAAACGAATGAAAATGGGAAATTTAGAATTGGATCCTGCGCTTGCACTTGGAGCCTATCGCGAGTTAACAACGGAGGAAGAAATTCTTCTTAAACAAAAAGCGCCCATCATTCAATAA